The proteins below are encoded in one region of Podarcis raffonei isolate rPodRaf1 chromosome 8, rPodRaf1.pri, whole genome shotgun sequence:
- the POP4 gene encoding ribonuclease P protein subunit p29: MRLSFYQASQRVKAAHARFSLWAVEAEEKRVSGLNRFRLFCAEEDPAGKMESVLYRQLPQQTATILNIQPQGSKEAEAFVKAFLKRSMPQKSDEDIQDHLTRKAVVLEHLHKRRRRQKKRKGKGFSAKQRREMKLFDIKPEHQRYEIFVPLHELWEQYIRELCNGLKPEAQPQMIQAKLLKADLHGALITVTKSKCPSYVGITGIVLQEMKHVFKIITREDKMKVIPKLNNVFSLEIDGFISYIYGSKIQFRASERSAKKFKGRGTIDL; this comes from the exons ATGCGTCTCTCCTTCTATCAAGCCAGCCAGAGGGTGAAGGCAGCGCATGCGCGTTTCAGTTTGTGGGCGGTGGAGGCGGAAGAGAAGCGCGTGAGCGGACTGAATCGCTTTCGCCTATTCTGTGCGGAGGAGGATCCGGCCGGCAAGATGGAGA GTGTGTTATATCGGCAGCTACCCCAGCAGACAGCCACGATCCTGAACATACAG cCTCAAGGGTCAAAGGAAGCCGAGGCCTTTGTGAAAGCCTTCCTAAAGCGCAGCATGCCTCAGAAGAGCGATGAAGACATCCAGGACCACTTAACCCGAAAAGCGGTTGTCCTGGAACACCTGcacaagaggaggagaaggcagaagaagaggaaaggCAAGGGGTTCTCCGCCAAGCAGAGGAGAGAGATGAAACTCTTTGACATTAAACCAGAGCACCAGAG GTACGAGATCTTTGTGCCGTTACATGAGCTGTGGGAGCAGTACATCAGAGAACTCTGCAATGGGCTCAAGCCAGAAGC GCAGCCACAGATGATTCAGGCCAAATTGCTGAAAGCTGATCTTCACGGAGCTCTCATTACAG TGACTAAATCAAAATGTCCCTCGTATGTTGGCATCACGGGCATTGTCCTGCAGGAAATGAAACACGTTTTCAAAATTATCACAAGAGAAGACAAGATGAAAG TCATCCCAAAGCTGAACAACGTCTTCAGCCTGGAGATTGATGGCTTCATCTCCTACATCTACGGGAGCAAGATTCAGTTCCGAGCCAGCGAGCGTTCTGCAAAGAAGTTCAAAGGAAGAGGGACAATTGACCTGTga